A stretch of DNA from Acomys russatus chromosome 4, mAcoRus1.1, whole genome shotgun sequence:
AGAAAGATGGCAACGCCTTCCCCGGTTCCAAGAATGAGTGTTGAGGAGAGATTGGCCAGATATATACGCAGACACTGACACTGTCAGCTGCAGCCGTTACTTCCGCTGTGACTGCTGGCTGAGACTGCTCCGCTACAGAGACCTCCTGCCCAGGCTAACttgcccctcctcctttccctgcaCTTAAGAAACCTGCTGAGTTTTGGATTGTGTGGGAGGTGCCCACCCGCATCAGCGTGAGCACAACCCACATGATCCCAGCTTTtctgcatgtgtttctgttttttctttagtgtctttctccctccccccacctctgtctctctctctctctcttttttcattgCCATGGCCTCAGTCAGGCTTTCATGACCAAACCTGTGtccaccccccctcccgcccAGACTTCTTTCTGCCCCTGAGTTTGAAGCCCTAGAGAGAATTGGTGGGCCCTCCTAATTCACTCTCCTACCCTTGCTCTTGGTCCCAGCTGGGTCTGTGTTTGTAGCAAATCTTAATGGCTAGAGGGCACGGGTGGCAGTGAGGTCCCCAAGCTTTGAGATGCCAAGGTGGACGGTTCTCCCTGGGGGGAGACTCAGAACTCCTCATTCTGAGCCCACTCTGTAGCCTGCGTGCGACTTGATGGGGCTGGCTGAGCCCGAGGCAGGAGGGCAAGGAAGAAAAAGGCCAGCTCCGGCTCCCTCTCTCTAGGTCTTAGGGTTCTGTATCTACCTCGGTAGCCAACTGTCACTCTTCATGGACTGGTGGCCCAGCTGGTGAGACATTGGAAGCGCcagacagacaacaacaacaacaacaaacaaacaaacaaacaaacaaacaaaaaccaacagagaACAGTCCATATCACATTCCCAGACATCAGAGGAGGAAGTATTGTCACCCCCATTTTTCAGATAGATACTCTGGAGGCACAGAGGCCATATTATCAACCAACCACACATATCAGCCAGTAGGTAGAGCTTGGCACTTGGACTCTAAAATGGAGTGATCCCCACCAGAGTTCTCTCGGTCACAGGTCAGATACCTGTTaggcaggaagatggggaggaagcaGGCCAGGGGGCTGGCTACGGAGCTGAGGGTGGCAGACAGGTGGTAGGCGACAGGCCCATAAGGCAGGCAGGAGTAGGTCTGCACCGAGGGCAGCACACCGTTGGTGAGTGCGTTGACAAAGGCCACCACGGAATAGATGAAGGCCAGTTGGGCTGGGCCGAGTCTAGCCACACTGACTTCCACTGTCCCCTTGCCTGGGCTGCTTGCAGGGGTGCCCAGTGAGCTGGTGTCCTCTGCGTCTCGTGGCCTGATGGAGTGCAGGATGACCTGGGAGTGGAGGAGGTCCTCTATGGAGCCTTGCCGTCCCCAGGGCTGCCGTTGCAGGAGGAAAAAGGCCACCAGGCAGCAGCCCATCAGGAAGGACAgcaagaggaagaacagcagaggCGAGAAACGTGGGGCCAAGTAGTGGCTCTCCAGGTGCCAGGTGAGGGGTGACAGGGGAGGGCTGTGGGTTCCCTGTGGAGGAACAAAGCCGCAGTCAGCCACATCGCTGCGGGAAGCGCCCATGTCAGACACAATTGCTACATCATCCCAGATGCCCAGATAAAAATCTGGCCCTGCCAGATTAAAGGTGGCGCacgccacctttaatcccagcactccggaggcagagacaggcagatcgccgtgagttccaggccagcctggtctacaaagtgagttcaggacagccaaggctacacagagaaaccctgtcacaaaaaacaaagcaacaaatctGGCCCTGAGGAGTTCAGAGATGTCTTGtctttagatttgcatttcctgggTCTTTGTGATTTTGTCTGGGGGATCAGGATAGCCCCCCATCTAACTAGAAGACCAGAATACATCACCCTAAGATTTCTTTAGAACCTGGTACTCTAAACTGGTTGAGCTGGGACAGAGTCATAGCTCCCCAAGGTCCCCTGGGGACATTTTCAGGACTGCACTATACAACCTTTGTCATCTGTCAGATTTCATCTGAGTTTATCACCGGCCACCTTTGCTCATCAGCTGTCTGTTCTTCTCCCCTCCCAGAGTATGTTTCCACACCCCAGGAGCCCCAAGACCCTGTCACtggctgttgtgtgtgtgagCCCTATCACCTGGCCCATCTTTGAATCTCAAACTTTTATGAACCCCCAACATGCGCACACTTCAAATGGTCCTTCTCACCCGCCTCACACACGTTAACTCGCAGATGAAGCCACTTGCCATGCAAAGCAGACAAGCCAGAGTTCCAGCCCTAGAACCCTTGTAAAGGTGGGAAtagagaactgactctacaaagttgtcctctgactgccacacttGTACTGTGGTGGGTGGCCCTATGCGCATGTGTCAgaagacacataaaaacaaacaaacaaacacataaaataatgtctAGTCCTGTCAAGGAAACAACGAAAATAGAGGAAGCAAAATTTCCCTTCCCTATACTGGGGACCAAGCACAGTGCAGCAAAGGCTCAGAGTCACACTAGGTACCTGGGTGATGTGGGTCTCCACAGCGGTCACAGGGCTTAAGGTGGTGCCCGGCATCTCCGTGGCATTGACACAGGTGGTGATACCTGAGCCTTGGACAAGAGCCACCAGTGCGGGCAGGAGGCCACTGAGCCCCTCGCCTATGAAGAAGGTGGTAAGATAGTACGTGGGCAGCTGGCTCATGAAAGGCAAGAAAGTGACAGAGGACGTGCAGTCCACCAGGGCCAGGAAGAAGGTGAGGATGATGAAGGCCACGCTGTGGTGTCCACCCTGTATCCACGAGGTCATGTTCCATAGGAAGGctaggaggatgcaggcagcTGTGCCTATGCCCAGGATAAGGAAGATCACCGGCACCTCTGACAGGCAGCCAGGTTGGAAACGATGTAACAGAGTGACTAGCAGGGGGCCTATGTTGGCCAGTTGAATGACCACAGTGAGGTAGGAGGGCAGGTACCAGCCTTCGGGCAGCTCTGTCACCAGCAGGGGCAGCTCTACCCAGAGCCCGTTGATAGCCACCCAGGACCCCATGCCGAAGACGCAGACCAGCAGGTGTGTCAGGAAGGCCATCGTGGCCAGCTTCAGCCAGACGCTGTCCCGTCCTCCAGGTCAGGCTGTGGCAGAGCTggtggagaaggagacctgaagagACAGTTCAATGAGcgggctttgttttttgtttgtttgtttgtttgttttttggtttttcgagaccgcctgcctctgcctcccgagtgctgggattaaaggcgtgcgccaccacgcccggctcgagcTGGCTTTGtatcatcagaaaacatagatgcATTTGTTCACAGATAACCTTCAGCTGAGCAAGGCTTTCCTCTCAACTAAGCAGGAATCAGAAATCCTTGCAccacgaaagaaaaaaaaaaaagattgatatATTCAACTTCAGAAATGTTAAAACTCACATATGCGATAAATGCAAGCAGGTAAACAAAAtatcttctgttaaaaaaaaaaaaaaagaaagaaagaaaagaaagaaagaaataccagcAGCAAGGTCAAAAGACAAGTGACAATCGGGGATAGATATGGACAAAACAGGCAAAAGGCTTGCTTCTTCAATATATAAAGAGTTTTTACAAACCAAGAACTGAAAACTCAGGAAAGAAATTTGCCAGGGATATAAACAGTTTAAAGGAAAAGCACATGACAGGTCTTTAATCCATAACCAGGTCTCTATTCTGGATGGGAAAATGACTCCAGGGCACCGTTTCCATGGTCACATGTAAATTTTCACGTGAGTTGGAAAAGTCAGCAGATGCAACATTTTTTGATAACCATAACCAAAGAAGCTCAGCCATCTCACATTAGTGTCCTTGATGATCAGGTGGGGAAGAAGAGGCCCAGAAAGTCAGAGTCACAGGCCTAAGGCCACCCAGGCAGCAAGTGGCATGGGCCTTTGTGAAAGCTGTATCCCCCCAGGCCCTCCTATAatggaggaagaggtggggggggggacttctTTTCTCCCACCATATGCCTTGAATTGGCCCATGCCAGACCTCACCCAACTGGAGTCACAAGCAGACTCcaagtctttttcctttttttttcttgttttggttttgagaccaaaaaaaaaaaaaaaaaaaatctgattattTAGCgaaggctagcctagaactcatgatcTTCTCCCTCTTGCCTCAGGagtatatgccaccacactcatGAACCTCTCTTTTGTTCTAGCAGTTCTAGAGCTTTCTTGTGCCCAAGCTGCACCCAGGAATCTCTGATGCTTTGTCAGCCTCTCTCCCTGGTCCCTACACAGGAAACTGACCTAGGAACAGGAAATTATTTGAGAGATGGGAGCAGAGTGGAGGCGACTAGACCTCACTATCAAGATGCTGTCCTGTGTCCTGTTCTCACCCAGGGCTCATCTGGCCTCGCCTCAAGTTTGCTagaggacctggaggcaggtACCTTCCAAGCTGCTCCCCTGCCCCACCTGCAAAGGTGTACTGGCCGGCTGCTTCTTCCCCCACCCAGATTCCTATAAGATCCTGCGCCTGGAAGCCATCCCAGTGCCCCTGCTGGACCCATGCTCCAGGGGGCGCAGGAGGACACTGCCAGTTACTACTGCTCCGTTGACTTCCTGACGCAGCAAATGATAAAGAGATCAGAGGGAGCCAGTCAGTAATTAAAGCAGGCAGTTTCCCATCCAGGGCTGTCATGTGAGAGGAGAGATAAGGGTTCCATCAGGGGCTGCACCCCAGATCCCCATTTCTATCCTACTCAGTTCTCTAGGTCTGGAGACCCTTTAAAGAACAACCAGTactagccaagtgtggtggcgcacacctttaatcccagcactcgggaggcagaggcagatggatcgctgtgagttcgaggccagcctggtctacaaagtgagtccaggacagccaaggctacacagagagaccttgtcttgaaaaactaaaacaacaataacaagacaaataaacaaaaagaacaaccaGTACTGCTTGCTCATAGGGAAAGGATGTCCCAGGCAGAGGGGACAGCATATACAAAGGTCAGACCGGTTCTCTCAGAGCAGTGAGTGAATGTTCCTGGTGTGGCAGGGACACGTTTAAAATATGAATGTGAGGTGGGGTGTAGCTCCAGCGTAGCCCCTCCACCCCTGCATCCTGGGTATTGAACGCAGGGGACAcatacatgccaggcaagagctCTGACACTGGGCTACACACAACCTTCTTGCTTTTAACGTTTaattttgagacagcgtctcactgaGTGGTCCAGGCTGGCTGTGACCTCATTCTGTAGTCTAGACAAGTctccccctgcctccgcctctccaGAAGCTGGCACTATAGGCCTGCGCCACGAATCATGGCTCACTATCTGTATTTTCTGCTCTGTCTTCAGTGGCTTTGTGGCTCTTGGGCACTCATATAGTAACCTGCCTTTATTGGGTGCCTACACCCGGCTGAACAATCGTCTCGACTCTCAGGAATGGAAGTCAATCTGTCtcccaggaaaatggaaaaatcaaaaccagcaGCACTGAATACACAGAGCCAAGAAGGGTTGGGAGGTGGGACTACGGGGTGTGAAAAAGTCTGAGGAAAGAGGGTCCAGGGTGGAGATGGTTAGCCAGTGGAAGGCGCTCACCATGTTCAAAGACCAGCCTTGGGGCTAGTGTGGCTGCAGCTGGAAGATGAAGGGCAAGAGCGAAACAGAGGGGCAGTCACAGGGCCTTCAAGGACAGTGTGGGTGTGTCCTCAGTGACCCACATGGGTTGAGGAAGACCAGTCTTGACTGGCTGTGGTGGAGAGAGCGATAGGGAGCCACAAACGAAGCAAGGCACAGCTGTTGCATGTCAGGGTCCTGACTGGACGTTGAGCCGCCATGGCTGCTTGCAGCCCACCCATACAGAACCCCTTTACATCCTCTCTGCAGTCCTGGGTTCACCCCCATTTCACAGAGGGggagaaaccaaggctcagaaaggaaaaaagaaatggccAGAGGTTACACGCCTGCTCATGGTGTGTGACACTATGGAACAGTCCTGCATTTTTTGTTACTTTTGGTCAGCTAGTGCAAGGCGCTGTCTTTGGAAGGAGAACCCACCCCCTTTGTTACTCCCACATCAAACACCGAATGTCAACGGTCCCACACCCCCATTGTGTGGCACTGGCTACCTCCTCCCCTGTGTGGCCTGACCTTGGTCCTGGACTGGAACCGTTTCCTGGCATTTGTGGGAAGCCTCCCATCTCAGGATCCTCAGAGGTTAGGCATTCAAGGAGCCTATCTGCGCTTATCAGCAAGCACAGAATTCTCCCACGGGAACCGGTATCCAGGTGGGGggttttctctcctgtgtggatgcAGCATCTGGCTTGTAAGGGACTGGGCCACCCTACACCCTGGCGCTACGGTTGGGTGCTCACCCTACATAGACAGGCTGGCAGCTGGTGGACACTGAGCCGAGGGGGCCAGACTGGAGAGAGCCAGCCCCAGCCTGCAGGGGGGCCCTGGGGACTGGGTAGGACCTGCCTGGTTTTGGGTAGGCAGAGCAAGGGACCAGAAAGCCAACCTGGGGGACAGAGTGGGGTTCTGAATAGGGACTGAGGAGGTGTGGACCGGTGGTTGGTGCACAGTAGACAGGCCACTGGGGCCCAGAGAATCAACAGTCAGACCTGGAAGtggacagaaggaggaagaggagacaggagaagctgaggcagaggaagagactaGGAGGAGGTGGAGGTTAAGGGGCAGCTATTTTGGGGACAGAAATTTTTGCCTATGGTCCTCAACTCATGCCAATTCGAGTTCCCTTTGCAAAGACTTGTTCGGGCAACCACACACCTGGAAAGCAGGTAGTGACAGTGGCATCCTGCCCACCCTGATCTCTGAGAGAGCTGTCTACCGTCCAGGCTATATGACCTCAGCTCACTTGTTCATCTTCTTTGagcctgcggggggggggggggtcccaccTGTGAAAGGGCCTGGGTATGATCATGGTTTGGTGGCCCAGGTCTAAGCACGGGCCGGGGAGGGAGGGCGAGGTGGGGGAGTCTCaggctcccttccttcttcccttccctgaggATCACGGCATGCGGCCTCCCACACTAGCCGAACTTTGGAGGCTGGGGGGGACCTTGTGCGCCAGTGGTTGAGGCTCAGCTGGTGCCTACAGTTGCAGCGCAGCATCTGTCGCTGGCTGGCCGGGGCTGGGAGCGCAAGGGCGGCTCAGAGTCCGCAGCTACTCCACCGATTCCTGCCACCCACCTGGAGAGAACTAGGGGAAAGGTCACAGGCCACCCGCTGTACCCAGGCGGACGCCCCCCAACCGTGCTCCACCGGCCACTCACCGAGGGTGAAAGAGGGTCGGCCTGCACAGTGGTTCCAGGAGTCTGTGGCAGCACCTGTCTGTCCCTGCCCCGCCCCGGTGGCGGTGGCGGGAAGGTAGGcgggaccgggggggggggggggggggggggagtggcccTGAGACAGCACTCAAGAGCCACTGCCAGCAGCCTTCAGCATCCCGCCCCTCTCCTTCCCGCGAGAACAAGCCAAGGGTGGGGTAGAGACTTCTGCGATCAGACGTAAGTTAGCCAGTGCGCCTCAGTCCTGCTTTTGGGAGCCCACTCCAGGAGCTATGCTGTACAGATGAGGAAAAGTGAGGTCCAGAGAAATGAGTTCTTGAGCGGAGCCACCCAGCTCTGAGTGACTCTCAAGCCTCTGGTGTCTGAGCAACAGGGATATTTTTCTGTCCTATttcacagatgggaaaactgagaccCGGGGAGGAATATGCTTGTATCAAGGAAGTTGTAACAGAAAGCACTGGGTCAGGACTGGAGGCAGAACCACGGGGTGTTCACGctgggaaaaaaaatgcatcaaaaaGGGTTTGGaacacagtctccttttgggtGGCCTCCAGTGAATAAATTCAGCACTTTCTGAACTGCCTGCCACTCTCAGCTCCGAGAGCCTCACTGTTATGGAGACCTGGGGCAAgggtggaggggtgagggagggtagGTGGGTTGCAGGGTGGGGGGCTGCGCCCTTACTCAGCAGGCTCAGAAAAACAGTACTCAGAGAGTACCTGGAAGATAGCAGCAGGtctcctgtcccttcccctgACCCTACCCCAAGCAGACATCTTTAGATCTTTGGGTACAGTTTGAGCTGGTCCATCTCAAGCCTCCAGGATGGCCTGGGGCGCTGGCCTTTGGTCATAGAATCCACATCTCCCTGTGGAGGCAGTCCAAGAGAGTCACAGTGTATCTATAGCCACAGAGGGCTATACAGACAGCTCTTATCATAGGGACACtttatctctgtgacaagatAATCTTTACTCACGTGCAGTGCCTCCCTCATAACCTGGGTGCCACTTCCCTTCCCAAGACCCTTTCTTTGGTCACGGAGCATCCTAGCCTAGCTCCCTCCCCCTGACTCTTCTCCAAGCCTCTGATTTTGTGGTACTTTGGTTGGAATTTCTCCTGTTGGTGTGTCTCCTGCCCGTACAATGTGAAAGAGCTTGAAAGGGGAGCCGGCACAGACACGCCCTTCCTGTTGAACCAAGGCCACGTGTGTTAGCCTCAGGGGACACAGGCCTGAAAAGGAGACCTCCCCAGCAGAGGCTCCCCCTGCACTTGTTCCCTGAACGCTGTCCTTCTGGGTGCAGCAAGGACTTCCTCCATCCCAACTGTCCTCCTTGTTGTGGTCCAGCCAGCAGCTGGGCCTTGCACAGGTACTCCACGGTATTGCTAATTTAATAAACCGCCATCAACTCTTGGAGACCGCCTGCTGTTCACCTAATTCATCCAAGTAAGGTCCTCTTCCAATGGGGACCAGTAAGCTCCAATGCCTTTTCACTTTCGCCAGTTGCCCTGGCTACTTTTGGAAGCGCATATGGTACCTTTTGGGCCACCATACACCATTTGTTCAGTGGAAAGCCCGGTCTGCCCCGTCACTTCCTGACAAGATCCAATCTCATTTCCAGCCATGAATATCAAGTGCCACCTCCACTGAGGAACTCTCCGGTCTTGTCTGTAACAAGCCACCTGCATGGGTCACTGTTCACTGCCCACATGAATGTGCCCAGCCCTCACTTTGTAATCTGTAGAAAGTCTTAtagcttttgttgtttatttatgatcttttatttttgaatagtTTCTTCCCCGCCTACACTCTGCATTTTtttgggtgctggggaaggaCTCAGGGTTTAGGTAGGtgccttaccactgagccatgcccccagatCCTTCGAGCAGTTTAAAATTTACAGAAAGTTTAAAGTTTATTTGCAcaggccagggggtggggggtggcgtgGGGCACAACTCATAGTCTGtttatccctttttttttttgaaacaaacatGTACcctggctgccctcaaactcgATATCTGCACagagatggccttgaacttctgatcctcctgcttctacccccCAAAGGCTAGGATCACGCCACTCCTGGCTTTATGCTGGGCTgggggatccaacccagggctttgtgcatactaaGCCAAGTACTTTACCAATTGGGCTACATCTCCAACAACTCCTAAATGTTCACACTGCCTTTTGCACTTAATGTCAGAGATCTCTTAAACCAGGcatgggtggtgcacacctttaaccccagcacttgggaggcagaggcaggtggatctctaagttggaggccagcctggtctacagagagagagttctaggacagccaaggctacacagagaaatcccgtcatggataaaggaaggaaggaaggaaggaagggggaggggagacagacagagagtgagagtgagagagagagagagagagagagagagagagagagaggaaaagaaaagaaaactccgAGACCCCTCTAATCACTAAGTTGCTGACTTCCTTTAGGGGTTTCATTATCAACTCCAGTTAATTCAGCAACTGCAGTTAAACGCTAGCTGTAAGCCTGGTACCATGGGAAGGGCTTAGGATGTACAGGTGAACGGGGGTCAAAGTTCTGGCCCTTGGCAAAGTGGCTTCTAGTAGAGATGACTGCGCCAACAGCTTACTCCTTATAATGGGcctagggggggggggggggggggggggggggggggggagggaagaggcgGGTGGGCGGGGCACACGAGGCGAGTGGGCGGGGCGTCCTCTGGAGCTGAGGGCGGCTAGCCTGCCTTGGGCCTGCTAGGGTGGGAAAGTGCTTCTTCAGTCGGCTGGTTGTTTGGGATTCCTTTTCCGCAGGACCAGTTTAGCTCCGCCCATTGCAGGTGCTCATTTATTTGACGAACCGCGACTGCAGAGTTTGGAGCAGTCCCCCAGGCCTGTGATTTCAGCCGTTCGGGAAATTGAAGGAAACACACGAGTTCAAGCCCAGCAAGGACTGCAGAGCAAGCCCCTGCTATCGCCgtctgaaaacaaaactaatGGGCTCGGTAAAGACGCTTGCCCCTAAGCCTGTCAATCTGAGTTCGATCACtcagacccacatgatggaaggagaaaacagattccCGCATGCTGccttctgacccccacacacTGTGAGGaatgtgccccctccccccaacagatGTAATAGAAAAGACCCTGGTTCACTAAGGAAACACAGAAGAGTAACTCAGCCATAACTGGTACCTGCAAATAGAGCCTTGGACAGCTCGAGGTGGCGCTCGCGTTCCTTGGGAAGccccagaagcagagaccagcctgTCCACAAGTGCCCAGGCCGTACAAGAAAATTCTCGCCGCACCACAGGAGCAGCTTCCTGACCGCACCCTCCTGTGGGAAGGTCAGGCACTAAGGAGCCGCTGCAGTTCACCAGAGAAGCCGCCAGGAGGTGCAGGAGCCTGCATCCTACTGAGGGGCCTTAGAATTTCACAACCAAGGCCCCTCTCCACCCAACCACACTGCCCCGtccccccatccttccctccgccccctcccccgctccccctACACCCCGCCACCATTCTAGAGTGCGGTAAGTGGGGCCTACAAGCTAGAGTGAGGAGAAGGCCGGAGGAGAAAGTCGAAATGCTGGTGTGGACAAAGGGCCAGCCATcagagaaaagggctggagaaaggctTTAGAGAAACCTCCAGAAGATTCAAGGGCTAATTAGCTCCCTTTGCGGGGCAGCAGCATCCCAAAGTCCCCATCAAGACAGCTGACCTCACACCCAACACGACAGCGAAAGCACAAACGCTTGGGGTGTCGGGGATGGGGGTGCGGGCGGAATAAATACACACTATCTAACTTTATTCCTTTGAAAAGCATCCCCACGAATCAGTTCCacgctttttttgtttgtttgtctgtcaagacagagtttctctgtgtaataggcctggGTGTcttggactcgccttgtagaccaggttggcctcggactcacagaaatctgcctgcctctacctcctgagtgctgggattaaaggtgtgcgcctccaacACCCagttgcgccccccccccccaattctttAGGATGTATGTGTGAAATTTAGCACATAGATCTGTAAGAAACAATCTACAAGCATTAgctgtggggtatgtgtgtgtaagggctTGAGGAGTGCTCAGGAGGAGGGATCAAAAGAAATTTTAGCCTTAACTGATATATTTAACCATCTGTGAATCTGTAAGCCTGTTGATTGTTTAACTTAAAATTATAACagactattaaaaagaaaaagtgaagaataacaaaaatatcCAATGTTAACTTATGCTGCATCAATAAAGGTCTCAGCACACAGGGCACGGGAGGGGGCAGCTCCCTCTGTTCTTGTGTGAAAACTATTGACAATCAGCAGGCAGCTCTGCTCTGCAGCTCCTCGGCTAAATGCGGCTAAATGTAGCTATTAATAGGATCCAACCCAAAGCTGCAAACTCATTTACATTacgaaatttaaaagaaaattttttggTAAGTCTATTGCACGGTTCTTTAGCAtgaactttattttgtttttgttttgctttaggtttttcgagacagggtttctctgtgtagccttggctgtcctggactcactttgtaaaccaggctggcctcaaactcacagttgatccacctgcctctgcctcccgagtgctgggattaaaggcgtgcgccaccacgcccagcctttagCATGAATTTTATAGATGACAGTATTGTCTCAATGTCAAAAAGTTGGACACACCTGGTTTAGGCATGGCAGGCATTGGGGGTGGAAGGAATTCCATACATACAGATCATAGAGACGCGGTTATATACCCTCCAGCCAAGCCTGAGGAATGGGGCGGGGCATAGAGCCgaccccgccccccgcccccatgtgCAGGCAGGAATGGACACACCACTGCCACCCAATAAAAGGCTGGAACCGAGAGAAAAGGACCAGAAAAGGAGTCAGGCTCCCCACTCACAGGGTAGGGCTGATGTTGGGTAATAAATGGCGGGGGAGCACTAGGTAGTGCCCGGGGTGGACGCTGCGCAAGCCGGCACCACAGGAGTGTAGTGAGCCCAGGAATAGATGAGGCCAGGGCTGGGTGAGAGATCAGGAGCAAACCTCACCCGGATTGCTTGCGCAAGGAATTTGAGTGCTTGCAGTTTCAAGAAGTTGCCACAAGGTGGAGCCATCTGAGGGAATTTGTAAAAGGCCTTggagcagggggtgggtgggtggatgcgTGAGATCTGTGGTGGGTTCTGTCTTCCTCCAAATTTCACTGTGTTCCAGGCAGGGAAGATCAACAGGGAACACGGGCCCCAAATGGACCTATGATCTTCCTATGGCCTGCGTGTCTGACCCCTCCAGAGATCCTGCAGGACCCAGGGTCCAGCCTTTTATAACCCTCCAGAGGCACCAGGAAGGTGGAGCGTGGCCTGTCTGAATGGTCGCAGTCTTTTGATTCACTGTCCAACCCTCTCTCCTCTGTACTCGATATTTAGTGATGCCTGTGCTTTCTCTGCACAGTACCTCACCACCTTGTCGGGTGGGTAGCCAGCCTTCTGCTCCCCTGTCCTCAGGAAGTTGggtggcttctcttctctccctgcctccaacTCCCTAATGGCCTCCTTGCGGTTTGCACCCTGTGACAAACTTATTTCCTGCCTCAGGACCTTCGCCTTCTTGGTTCGTGTTACATTGGGCCTTTCCCGGAGGCAGCTGCATGACCCCTTCCTCAGTATATTCAGGTCTCTGcttatcccccctccccctcccaaccctccagacaaggtttctcctggaatttactctgtagaccaggctggcctggaacacagaggTCTGCTTGCATCTGCCTGTCAATGCCTTCAGAGTGGGATTAAAGGAgtctgccacccccaccccacccttctccccacccctccccccccacctacccaccctcccccacccccggctcTGCTCACTCTTGCCTTCAGGTGTGACTGTTACACTAAACTAACCTGGTCCCAACCGTGGACGGGGTGCTCTGGGATTTTGCGTGGGGCCCTTGATGGTGTGTTATATACGAATTTATGCATCTTGTTTGGGGTCTGTCTCCCCACTATTGTTGGGAAGACAGTCAGGGATCATGTTTGCTCTGCTCACAGCTGTGGCCCTAGTGCCTGTCTCATGCCCTGGCAGACAACAGCACCGGATGTAGCAGTGCAAGCTTGTTAcactagcacctgggaggcagaggcaggaggatctccagttCAGGGTCAGTCAGTGCTACAACACAGACGAAg
This window harbors:
- the Slc52a3 gene encoding solute carrier family 52, riboflavin transporter, member 3 isoform X1, with the protein product MAFLTHLLVCVFGMGSWVAINGLWVELPLLVTELPEGWYLPSYLTVVIQLANIGPLLVTLLHRFQPGCLSEVPVIFLILGIGTAACILLAFLWNMTSWIQGGHHSVAFIILTFFLALVDCTSSVTFLPFMSQLPTYYLTTFFIGEGLSGLLPALVALVQGSGITTCVNATEMPGTTLSPVTAVETHITQVPSVTLSLCCTVLGPHPPLSPLTWHLESHYLAPRFSPLLFFLLLSFLMGCCLVAFFLLQRQPWGRQGSIEDLLHSQVILHSIRPRDAEDTSSLGTPASSPGKGTVEVSVARLGPAQLAFIYSVVAFVNALTNGVLPSVQTYSCLPYGPVAYHLSATLSSVASPLACFLPIFLPNRSLLFLGVLTVLGTSFGAYNMAMAAMSPCPILQGHWGGEVLIVLSWVLFAACLSYVKVMLGVILRDRSRSALLWCGAAVQLGSLIGALLMFPLVNVLNLFTSADYCSLDCSV
- the Slc52a3 gene encoding solute carrier family 52, riboflavin transporter, member 3 isoform X2; amino-acid sequence: MAFLTHLLVCVFGMGSWVAINGLWVELPLLVTELPEGWYLPSYLTVVIQLANIGPLLVTLLHRFQPGCLSEVPVIFLILGIGTAACILLAFLWNMTSWIQGGHHSVAFIILTFFLALVDCTSSVTFLPFMSQLPTYYLTTFFIGEGLSGLLPALVALVQGSGITTCVNATEMPGTTLSPVTAVETHITQVAVVPGGAHSLGDQLWSLQHGHGCHEPLPNPAGPLGWRSPHCALLGAVCSLSQLCQGDAGCDLA